From a single Xiphophorus maculatus strain JP 163 A chromosome 5, X_maculatus-5.0-male, whole genome shotgun sequence genomic region:
- the slc26a11 gene encoding sodium-independent sulfate anion transporter has product MDRPLQGEQSSRRCCSYSTLKSWLPILSWLPKYRVRYLQMDLLAGLTVGLTTVPQALAYAEVAGLPVQYGLYSAFMGGFIYTLLGTSKDVTLGPTAIMSLLCFSVVGGQPHRAVLLSLLCGVIQAAMALLRLGFLLDFISYPVIKGFTCAAAVTIGFGQVKNILGIRDVPHQFFLEVYDTFHKIPEARVGDVVLGLVCLALLITLMFIKSHPGSDHGSSLYSRFTRKLVWAVATMRNALVVVAATLVAFSWDAFGHHVFTITGHTTQGLPPFSPPPTSDTTSNGTVVSFREIIEDFGGGLAVIPLMGLLESIAIAKAFASQNNYRIDANQELLAIGMTNIMGSFVSAYPITGSFGRTAVNSQTGVCTPAGGIVTSVIVLLSLAFLMPAFYYIPKASLAAVIICAVAPMVDYRVVIKMWKMHRLDLLPFGVTFLLSFWEVQYGIIGGVAVSGALLLYAMARPKMKVSDHGALVIELSSGLSFPAVEHLSHFIHTQALQTCPPRSVVLDCHHVSIIDFTVISELTDLLRQFKLRKVKLVFSGLQPAVLKVLLAADLQGFRYTDSVEEALQMDSASD; this is encoded by the exons ATGGATCGGCCGCTGCAGGGAGAACAGTCGTCCCGGCGCTGCTGTTCTTACAGCACCCTGAAGTCCTGGCTGCCCATTCTGTCCTGGTTACCCAAGTACAGGGTGAGGTACCTGCAGATGGACCTGTTGGCGGGCCTCACTGTCGGGCTGACCACCGTACCGCAGGCTCTCGCTTACGCTGAAGTGGCCGGACTTCCTGTTCAG TACGGCCTCTACTCTGCCTTCATGGGCGGCTTCATCTATACGCTCCTGGGGACATCTAAGGACGTGACACTGGGTCCAACAGCCATCATGTCCCTCCTGTGTTTCTCTGTGGTGGGCGGCCAGCCTCACCGGGCCGTCCTGCTCAGCCTCCTCTGTGGAGTCATCCAGGCCGCCATGGCGCTACTCAGACTGG GATTCCTGCTGGATTTCATCTCTTACCCTGTAATTAAAGGATTCACCTGCGCTGCTGCAGTCACCATCGGCTTCGGCCAGGTCAAA AATATTCTGGGAATCCGGGATGTTCCCCACCAGTTCTTCCTGGAGGTTTACGACACCTTCCACAAGATCCCAGAGGCCAGAGTGGGCGACGTGGTCCTGGGCCTGGTTTGTCTTGCTCTGCTGATCACACTGATGTTCATCAAGTCACATCCGGGCTCAGACCATGGATCATCACTCTACTCCAGATTCACCAGGAAACTGGTGTGGGCTGTGGCCACCA TGCGTAATGCGCTGGTGGTCGTGGCTGCGACTCTGGTGGCGTTTTCCTGGGACGCTTTTGGACATCACGTGTTCACCATCACTGGGCACACGACTCAGGGACTCCCACCGTTCAGCCCTCCACCCACCTCGGACACCACATCCAACGGCACCGTCGTCTCTTTTAGAGAGATTATAGAG GACTTTGGAGGAGGACTAGCTGTGATCCCTCTCATGGGTCTGTTGGAGAGCATTGCTATCGCCAAAGCTTTTG CCAGTCAGAACAACTACAGGATCGATGCCAACCAGGAGCTGCTGGCCATAGGCATGACCAACATCATGGGCTCCTTCGTGTCAGCGTACCCAATCACCGGCAGCTTCGGACG GACAGCGGTGAACTCTCAGACGGGGGTTTGCACCCCAGCTGGAGGCATCGTCACCA GTGTGATCGTGCTGCTGTCGTTGGCCTTCCTCATGCCGGCTTTCTACTACATCCCTAAAGCTTCTCTAGCTGCCGTCATCATCTGCGCGGTGGCTCCTATGGTTGATTACCGTGTCGTAATAAAGATGTGGAAGATGCATC GGCTGGACCTGCTTCCTTTCGGGGTGACGTTCCTGTTGAGCTTCTGGGAAGTGCAATACGGCATCATCGGCGGTGTGGCCGTCTCTGGAGCCCTGCTGCTGTACGCCATGGCCAGACCCAAGATGAAG GTGTCTGATCATGGTGCGTTGGTGATAGAGTTGAGCAGTGGGCTCAGTTTTCCTGCTGTGGAGCATCTGAGCCACTTCATACACACTCAGGCTCTGCAGA CCTGTCCTCCGAGGTCTGTGGTGTTGGACTGCCATCATGTGAGCATCATAGATTTCACAGTGATCAGCGAGCTGACGGACCTGCTGAGGCAGTTCAAACTGAGAAAGGTCAAGCTGGTGTTTTCCGGACTGCAG CCCGCCGTTCTGAAGGTTCTCCTCGCAGCTGATCTGCAAGGCTTCAGATACACCGACAGCGTGGAAGAGGCGCTGCAGATGGATTCAGCGAGCGACTAA
- the npb gene encoding neuropeptide B yields the protein MKKSVRFAVVCVGVSLLISCQSVEAWYKQVTGPSYYSVGRASGLLSGIRRSPTVRRAESEETVMDSGEAAGNNLIQETNKQISVLKNMAICLKDISPNLKSCELLQDGTGTFQCKADVFLTLDSLDCLSA from the exons ATGAAGAAGTCCGTCAGGTTCGCCGTGGTGTGCGTCGGAGTGTCTCTGCTCATCTCCTGCCAGTCCGTCGAAGCCTGGTACAAGCAGGTGACCGGACCCAGCTATTACTCTGTGGGCCGCGCCTCCGGGCTGCTGTCCGGCATCAGGAGGTCTCCGACCGTCCGGAGAGCTGAGTCCGAGGAGACGGTGATGGACAGCGGGGAGGCGGCGGGAAACAACTTGATCCAAGAGACCAACAAGCAAATCTCCGTCCTGAAGAACATG GCCATCTGCCTGAAGGACATCTCTCCAAACCTGAAGAGCTGCGAGCTGCTGCAGGACGGGACGGGAACCTTCCAGTGCAAGGCAGATGTCTTCCTCACCCTGGACTCCTTGGACTGCCTGTCCGCATGA
- the sgsh gene encoding N-sulphoglucosamine sulphohydrolase, whose translation MRIQLLLVLVASCRVSESKRRNVLLIIADDAGFETDVYNNSAVHTPHLRSLARRSVVFRHAFTSVSSCSPSRSAILTGLPQHQNGMYGLHQGVHHFNSFDGVQSLPLLLSQADIHTGIIGKKHVGPGSVYPFDFAYTEENSSVLQVGRNITRIKLLVRKFFQTHKEEAAERRRVRGVRTSSNPNAEQEEERPFFLYVAFHDTHRCGHSQPQYGAFCEKFGNGEPGMGLIPDWTPVYYTPEQVKVPPFVPDTPAARADLAAQYTTVSRLDQGIGLVLQELRDAGYENDTLIIYSSDNGIPFPNGRTNLYRSGTAEPMLVSSPEHRERWGNTSQAYVSLLDITPTVLDWFSIPYPSYILPESPSLQVLLTGRSLLPALTSDPSSWNTVYSSQSLHEVTMYYPIRSVHQGAYHLLHNMHYRMPFPVDQDLYVSPTFQDLLNRTRLQRPTHWFKSLDQYYYRERWELFDTRTDPQEAKNLASDPSYSSVLDNLRQLLQKWQWKTGDPWVCGPDYVLEEKLEPHCRPLYNGL comes from the exons ATGCGGATCCAGCTGCTGCTTGTGCTTGTAGCCTCTTGTCGCGTCTCGGAGTCAAAGAGAAGAAATGTCCTTTTAATTATTG CTGACGATGCAGGTTTTGAAACAGACGTCTATAATAACTCTGCGGTTCACACTCCTCACCTGCGCTCTCTGGCCCGACGCAGCGTTGTGTTCAGGCACGCCTTCACATCCGTCAGCAGCTGCTCCCCGAGCCGCTCCGCCATCCTCACAGGCCTGCCgcag CATCAGAACGGCATGTATGGCCTCCATCAGGGAGTTCATCACTTCAACTCATTCGACGGAGTACAGAGTCTGCCGCTGCTCCTCAGCCAGGCCGACATACACACag GTATAATCGGGAAGAAGCACGTCGGTCCCGGATCTGTTTACCCCTTTGACTTCGCCTACACGGAGGAAAACAGCTCCGTCCTCCAAGTGGGCAGGAACATCACTCGGATCAAACTCCTGGTCCGCAAGTTCTTCCAGACTCACAAGGAGGAAGCAGCTGAGCGACGGCGAGTAAGAGGCGTGCGGACGAGCAGCAACCCCAAcgcagagcaggaggaggagaggccGTTTTTTCTTTACGTGGCCTTCCATGACACCCACCGATGTGGCCATTCGCAGCCTCAGTATGGGGCTTTCTGTGAGAAGTTTGGGAACGGAGAACCGGGAATGGGTTTAATTCCCGACTGGACGCCAGTGTATTACACACCAGAGCAAGTTAAG GTTCCTCCCTTCGTACCCGACACACCCGCTGCTCGGGCTGACCTAGCTGCACAGTACACCACAGTCAGCCGGCTGGATCAGG GTATCGGGTTGGTCCTTCAGGAGCTGCGGGATGCCGGTTACGAGAACGACACTCTGATCATCTACAGCTCCGACAACGGTATCCCTTTCCCCAACGGCAGAACCAACCTGTATCGGTCTGGAACCGCCGAACCCATGTTGGTTTCCTCCCCGGAGCACAGGGAGCGGTGGGGCAACACCAGCCAGGCCTACGTCAGTCTGCTGG ACATCACTCCCACCGTCCTGGATTGGTTTTCTATCCCCTATCCATCCTACATCCTCCCTGAGAGTCCGTCCTTGCAGGTCCTCCTCACCGGCCGCTCCTTGCTGCCCGCTTTGACCTCCGACCCCAGCAGCTGGAACACAGTGTACTCCAGCCAGTCGCTGCACGAG GTGACCATGTACTACCCGATCCGCTctgtccaccagggggcgtacCACCTTCTTCACAACATGCACTACCGCATGCCCTTCCCCGTCGACCAGGACCTGTACGTGTCCCCGACCTTCCAGGATCTGCTGAACCGGACCAGGCTGCAGCGGCCGACTCACTGGTTCAAGAGTCTGGACCAGTATTACTACAGGGAGCGCTGGGAGCTGTTCGACACCAG GACCGACCCTCAGGAAGCCAAGAACCTGGCGTCAGACCCGTCCTACAGCAGCGTGCTGGACAACCTGAGGCAGCTTCTGCAGAAATGGCAGTGGAAGACCGGAGACCCCTGGGTCTGCGGGCCGGACTACGTCCTGGAGGAAAAGCTGGAGCCTCACTGCAGACCCCTCTACAACGGCCTCTGA